ggccggccgctGGTACTTTCTTAATGGTGGGAACCTGGGCAAGTTGCACAATCCTTCCAAAGCTCGTTATTCTCATCTCtcaaatggagatgatgatataACATCCACCTCCTaagattgttatgaggattaagtgaatggTGCATCAAAAAGTGCTGCTTACAATGCCTGCTATATAGGCACGGGGTACATGATCATCAGCAGCATCATTATTTgaagctttttttaaaagccactgaCTATTGACTAAATTAAAAGGACATATGAATTTCCCTAGAGCTCCTATATGTCCTTTACCTCCTTCTCAAATAGCCAGTGAAAACCCCAGCAACGGGGAATGGGTGGGTTTACTATCTCGGCATCTGCCATCTCTTCTCCAGGTGACGGGCTCCGTATAAGGATAGCTGGAGAAGAGCCAGGAGGAAGGTGTTTTGAGCTGGAAGTTTCTAATTTGCAGCCTGCAGTGGGGGTCAttcttccagctctgccaccttgtTCCAGCCATAGGCATGTTTTCCCACTAAATTTCAATAGCAAATACACAAtcagtgcctactatgtgccaggctttaGTGATGTGAGCTGGCGCATCCAAGGTTCTGTCCACCCTCATGCCTCCTGGCTAGAATCTTCTAAAAGATGGCAGCCTGTCTACTGGATGATCCTGGCCTGCAGGTCCATTTAATGCTGTTTGATATTAACAAACGGGGGAGAGGGGCTAGTAATTTTCATGGAACATACTTTTTGTCCttaaaaggtgtgtgtgtgtttgctttgcTGAGTTCCTACAGATCAGGGGAAAGAGTCTCCATAGCTGGCTTCCTAGCACAGGCCTGCCACAAGGCAGTCACGTGAATTAACTGTCACCAAACCCTCCTGGGCCCcagtttttcatctttaaattaaaagttgGGAACCAGCTGTAGTCTGAGGTCCTTTTCAGCTGACACTGTACTTCCGTGATCAGAAGCTTGCTAATCCAAGGTTTGGCTCTTTTATGCCTTTTTAATCTCccttaaaaaaagagattattcttttatttcacaGACTAATCTGGTCTTAGAGTgttgtagcaaaaaaaaaaaaagaaaagaaaagaaaaaaaaggcttaaccaagtacattttaatcatttaatgtCATAATGGAAATGCAACAGCTCTATCCTAGTATTGGTAACCAGACATAAAGCTTTACTAACCTGCATGAAAAATTAATTCTATGGCGTATGAGAAGAACCACCCCAGTGGTCGTCGTCATGACCATCGTTAGTGTCAACAGCACCGCAGAAAAATCTTCAAATGACAATGCACTGTAACGTTACATTGCAGCTTCAAGGGTGGTCAAGTTTAAAGCGGTGCACCTCTGGaagttatatataaaatgacagttgtgcagaaacagaaaatcaaaatcatAGGTAGAACGCAACCCGGATAAGATTTTTTCACCGGACAGAATTGCACCGACTTCTCAGGCAGGTAAATTTAAAAGAGTCATGTTCACAAGTCCTTTCGAGAgtgtaaaaacagacaaaacagagtTCTCTTTACCGAATGACCTTGATCTTTCCAACGAGAAGGATCGTTTTGGTTTTTCGGTTTGGGTAGATGGAGAAGCAGGTGCTCTCAAGCTCCGTTTTCCTTGCGCTCAGCATGTGGCTGATGCTAGGCGCCCCTTGCGGGCCCTCCTTCAGCATCCTCGCCCCGGGGGGGCACCCCATCCGCATCTTCTCCCGGTCGGAGCGCAGCGGAGCGAGAGGCGCGAGGAAGGAgcgaggctggaggggaggggcgggcgcAGAGGCGGAGACCAGGCGCTCGGCACCGCGGGGCGCGCCGGCCGCGGGTTCCTGGGCGGCGTCCGGGGAGCCCGCTGGGGCGGTCGGGGCGCAGGGTGACGAGCGCCCCCTGGCCGGCGCCGCCCGCGGGCGCACCCACCGCTCCGGCCCCGCCAGTGCCCCCGGCAGCGCCGAGCAGCCGCGCGCCCGGACCGGAGCCCACCCTGCAGGTAGGTCCCTGCGCTCGTCGCCGGCCCCGGGAGGGCAGGGGGTCCGCCCCGGGCCAGCACCGCGGCCCGGCGAGGGGAGGCCCACCCCAGTCCCGCTTTGAGATGTTCCAGGAAGAGGGGAGCAGGATGAGAGCGAAATCGAAAAGACACTCGAGCGCAGCAAACTTCTGGTCATTTGTTTCCCGTGGTTTCTTGCGTGCCCGTTGCGCAGGACGCTGCGGACCTTGGCCGTGGGGCGGCCACTGGGTCTGGGGCCGAGGGcgcctcctctttccttctcgggttttgtttgtttggttttttttttcttgtcttactctCACCTGAATtaatgggggagggagagagggaagaaggcgGCGTAAACTTTTAAATTCTTGGCAAACATTTCTAAGGAGAGATGTTTGAGACAGATGGCAACCTGTCTGCAGAGGAGAATAACTTGTTTTCTTGGAATTTGCTAGAGCAGGGGACAGGGCTGCCAAAACTCATGCTTTGAAACAAACCGCGTCTCTTTTCCAGGGCCTGGGGTAGGGTGACGCCGGTCTCTGATAGATACCAAAAAACCAAAGCCTGGTGCTCAGTCTTGTAACCTTGAGTGAGATTGTTTATCAGCGTGAGGGACTTTAACATGAGGGCTACATGTTAGAGTAGAGttcaatgtctttattttattggATTTGTGAGAGCCCCGGTTATCAATGTGAAATGGACTGTTCGTGCTAAAGGCTTGGGGCACTCCCCGTGGGCATGAATGAAGAGAGACCCAAAGGCTGGCTCTGCTGGGAGATTCTGGTTATTTCTGCAAGGTGAGTGCCACTTGCCGCCTTGTCCTTGGGGGACGTCCTGCTCAAAGTGGTGCTAATAAAAGACGATTCAGTAATGGCACAAGCTGACAAGAAGTGTGGGGTGGTGACatggaaagaagaatgaagacgCACTCTCTCCCTGTCCGTGGTGAGAATGAAACAACCCTATATAGTGTGCGGGGTCCGCAGGCTCCAGGGGCCCTTTCTGAACACATCTGGCAGCTCCACTCCATTGTTGATCCCCTTGCATTGTCCTCTAGAAGCTGTGATCACCACCGGTCCTTTCCTGGCCGAGCATGTTTGATAGACAGACAAATACTATTTGTAAGGTCCTGGGTCCCCTCCacgcccaccccacaccccaacCTGGCGAAtcccatcttccttttttccctaacTTATCTTTGGTAACTCTTGTAAAATGGCAGGCTTACGGCGGTTTCTTCATCTCCTCTGAAAATGCTGTGTCTAGTGGGAAGGAGGGTGACATTTACTAATTTGGTTGCAAATTCCTTTTGAAGTTTATGCACAGCTGTTTAAAACCCCTCTGCGCCCGGGGCCATTGTCTGATGCAGGTGTCTGCCACAGAATgatcttgttctctttcttctgctgattggaacatacatatatttaaagatgCAGCATAGGAAGAGCTTCTGAAACATCAGAGCCTCAGCTGTGAAGCTCCTCCAAGTTAGCGACTGAGTCTAAATtaagatggtttttttttttttttctttcgccAACTTTTATCTCTGATTTCAAGAGAAACCTGTTCGGCGTCACCAGCCTTTGTTTTGGCCTCCTGTGATTTTTTTGTAAACTTTCAAAATGTAAACTTCCAGGGAGGACTCTCGTCACCATCGTCCGCCTTGTCATGTTCACTTCCGCCACTGTCTTGTGCTAGGGTGGCTCAGGATGGCAAGTGGCTCTGGGGCAAATTTCGTTGGTTCTCCTACCAAGTTGACCTCCCGAAGACAGAAACTCCTTTACTGAGTCTGCCTTGAACAAACACGGGTCAGCTACTGGAACTGGGATTTCTTTTGCTGATGTCccaattttctttctcatatgcAGGGGTATAGTTCGATTATTCACACCTTGGTCCCTCTAATAATCTCAAAGATGCCTTTGAACATGAATTCTCGATTTCTTGTGCTCACAGCAGGTACTGGGGGCTTCCCTGAATAGCCCGTTTGTCTTTGGTCATTTCCAACTAGGATCCCCATCCCGTTGTAATATGGCCTCTCTCTTCTGTGGACAAGAGGAAATGCTTGTGTATAATGAATTTGATGTTTTCTCTACATTCCCTGTGGACTAGGTTTGGGATTTCTTTCGAGAGTGAGGGCTTATGGTACAAATCTGTAACTGGCATTCAGGAGTAAATCTCCACAAATCTctttataatacagtatttaaTGATACGACATTTGCTTTCCCTTAAAATAGGAATTAGAATCAGTACTTCTGTTTTTAAGGCATTTCAT
The DNA window shown above is from Equus przewalskii isolate Varuska chromosome 30, EquPr2, whole genome shotgun sequence and carries:
- the LOC139080551 gene encoding uncharacterized protein yields the protein MTRSLLRSSVFSISLSSCSPLPGTSQSGTGVGLPSPGRGAGPGRTPCPPGAGDERRDLPAGWAPVRARGCSALPGALAGPERWVRPRAAPARGRSSPCAPTAPAGSPDAAQEPAAGAPRGAERLVSASAPAPPLQPRSFLAPLAPLRSDREKMRMGCPPGARMLKEGPQGAPSISHMLSARKTELESTCFSIYPNRKTKTILLVGKIKVIRFCPEVSWNRADRLWAEVSVHFNRERLNSCFLDPDLRNK